Proteins from a genomic interval of Haemorhous mexicanus isolate bHaeMex1 chromosome Z, bHaeMex1.pri, whole genome shotgun sequence:
- the CZH5orf63 gene encoding glutaredoxin-like protein C5orf63 homolog, whose translation MRLPRDAAPCRRGGSGYRSALNVWWGKSCLGISTAAGFAVPTPRGLPLLCHLFSCSAFPWMMVLSFLSRALPRARHSPSPLWRQLCSATRNKPVLTLFTKKPCPLCDEAKEVLEPYKRRFILQEVDITLPENSAWYDKYKHDIPVFHLNGRFLMKHRVDIPKFEDQLRKLELQSEGNQ comes from the exons GTCTGCTCTGAATGTCTGGTGGGGTAAAAGCTGCCTGGGGatctccacagctgcagggttTGCAGTCCCCACTCCACGTGGACTCCCTCTTCTGTGTCACCTGTTTTCCTGCTCAGCGTTTCCTTG GATGATGGTGCTCTCTttcctgagcagagccctgccacGAGCCAGGCATTCACCCAGCCCACTGTGGAGACAACTCTGCTCAGCCACCAGGAATAAGCCAGTCTTGACTTTATTCACCAAG AAACCATGCCCTCTGTGTGATGAAGCAAAAGAAGTTCTTGAGCCATACAAGAGAAGG TTTATTCTGCAGGAGGTGGATATTACCCTTCCAGAGAACTCAGCATGGTATGATAAATACAAACATGACATCCCTGTTTTCCACTTGAACGGGAGGTTCCTAATGAAGCACCGAGTCGACATTCCAAAGTTTGAGGACcagctgaggaagctggagTTGCAAAGTGAGGGAAACCAGTga